In one window of Mus pahari chromosome 3, PAHARI_EIJ_v1.1, whole genome shotgun sequence DNA:
- the Lrrn4 gene encoding leucine-rich repeat neuronal protein 4, translated as MRWTLMLQLLQLLLQLLMAQSQTLEGLSQDPIPLFRLTQQGVWDSLDRRPTDSPCVGLHAAGVTALNLANRSLESLPSCLPRTLRSLDGSHNLMRALSEPVLGRLPELRVLTLHHNRISVLHWGRDTPAGLRELDLSYNLLTELPPCAGPSGSSLRSLALAGNPLRALPPRTFACFPELQLLNLSCSELGHIAQEAFAGVDGAPLAALELLDLSGTSLERVESGWIRNLPKLKSLYLRKMLRLKTLEGDIFKMTPNLRQLDCQESPALTSVHTEIFQDTPSLQVLQFQNCNLSSFGPWTVNSSQVLSISLFGNPLICSCELAWLLVDVNKTVLHRAADTVCEPALGSVGPFSGPLSLPHLSNVCRPAQSTTLLPLTPARFRHSVSTPRTQGPSIGQRMVLSAQPGGSQQNITKVPSLTMASPTQGSRMYRDTSEETAQSTNSELVYSPSRALPGAASSGAEQTVTHILEPSISSASTPLVSKYLEPLPTSPNPRSLPQTKQRTQATPRVLHTDPPQDEIPVLLLDDDSEEEEEEEKTRDQVAAPRQDVSCEYHPCKHLQTPCAELQRRFRCRCPGLSGENVIPDPPTLQGVSEVTDTSVLIHWCAPNSVVLWYQIHYVAEGGSGNQSVVDIYATARQHPLYKLAPGTTYHVCVLAANRAGLSQSQTSGWRRSCATFTTKPSSVVIFWGLCTASGLLLVSTLVLSVCLWRQHWKPHRQFYDTHLVAFKNPARAEEVTQW; from the exons ATGCGGTGGACGCTgatgctgcagctgctgcagctcCTGCTACAACTGCTGATGGCGCAGAGCCAGACCCTGGAGGGGCTCTCTCAGGACCCGATCCCCCTCTTCCGACTCACCCAGCAGGGAGTCTGGGACAGCCTCGACCGCCGCCCCACCGACTCTCCCTGCGTGGGGCTCCACGCCGCGGGAGTCACCGCCCTGAACCTGGCGAACCGCAGCCTGGAGAGCTTGCCCAGCTGCCTGCCGCGCACGCTGCGCAGCCTCGACGGCAGCCACAACCTGATGCGCGCCCTTAGCGAGCCTGTGCTCGGCCGCCTGCCGGAGCTGCGCGTACTCACGCTGCACCACAACCGCATCTCCGTGCTGCACTGGGGCCGCGACACGCCGGCTGGGCTGCGTGAGCTCGACCTCAGCTACAACCTGCTGACCGAGCTGCCGCCCTGCGCGGGGCCCTCGGGGAGCAGCCTGCGCTCGCTGGCGCTGGCTGGGAACCCACTGCGAGCGCTGCCGCCACGAACCTTCGCATGCTTCCCAGAGCTGCAGCTTCTCAACCTCTCCTGCAGCGAGCTGGGCCACATCGCCCAGGAGGCATTCGCGGGGGTGGACGGTGCGCCCCTGGCGGCGCTGGAGCTCTTGGATCTGAGCGGCACGAGCCTAGAAAGAG TTGAGTCTGGGTGGATCAGAAACCTGCCAAAGCTCAAGTCCCTCTACCTGAGAAAGATGCTCAGGCTGAAGACACTGGAGGGAGACATTTTCAAGATGACTCCCAACCTGCGGCAGCTGGATTGTCAAGAGTCTCCAGCACTTACTTCTGTTCACACAGAGATCTTTCAAGACACACCCAGTCTACAAGTCCTTCAGTTCCAGAA CTGCAACTTGAGTTCCTTTGGTCCTTGGACTGTGAATTCCTCCCAGGTCTTGTCCATCAGTCTCTTTGGCAACCCTCTCATTTGCAGCTGTGAGCTGGCTTGGCTTCTCGTGGATGTCAACAAAACTGTCTTACACAG GGCAGCTGATACCGTGTGTGAGCCTGCTTTAGGATCCGTGGGCCCCTTCTCaggccctctctccctcccccacctgtcTAATGTGTGCAGGCCAGCCCAAAGCACCACCCtcctgcctttaaccccagctcgCTTCCGTCATTCAGTTTCTACACCACGGACACAGGGGCCTTCCATTGGACAGAGGATGGTCCTGTCTGCTCAGCCTGGAGGAAGCCAACAAAATATCACCAAAGTCCCCTCCCTCACCATGGCTTCGCCCACACAAGGATCGCGGATGTATAGGGATACTTCAGAGGAAACTGCCCAGTCCACTAACTCTGAGCTAGTTTACAGTCCTTCCAGGGCTCTGCCTGGCGCTGCCAGTTCAGGGGCAGAGCAGACTGTCACACATATCCTTGAGCCCAGTATCTCATCTGCCTCTACCCCATTAGTCAGCAAGTACCTTGAACCCTTGCCTACTTCACCAAACCCCAGGAGCTTACCTCAGACCAAGCAGAGGACACAAGCCACGCCCAGGGTTCTCCACACAGACCCTCCACAGGATGAGATTCCAGTTTTGCTGTTAGATGATGacagcgaggaggaggaggaggaggagaagactcGGGACCAGGTGGCAGCACCTCGCCAGGATGTCTCTTGTGAATACCACCCCTGCAAGCATCTGCAGACCCCGTGCGCAGAGCTGCAGAGGCGCTTCAGATGCCGCTGCCCTGGTCTCAGTGGGGAGAATGTCATTCCAGACCCTCCCACGCTGCAGGGGGTGTCAGAGGTGACTGACACATCAGTGCTCATCCACTGGTGTGCCCCCAACTCAGTGGTGCTCTGGTATCAGATCCACTACGTGGCAGAAGGAGGATCTGGGAACCAATCAGTAGTGGATATCTATGCTACTGCCCGACAGCACCCCCTGTACAAGCTGGCACCAGGTACCACCTACCATGTGTGTGTACTGGCAGCCAACAGGGCTGGCCTGAGCCAGTCACAGACCTCAGGCTGGAGGAGGTCATGTGCCACTTTCACAACGAAGCCCAGCTCTGTGGTCATCTTCTGGGGACTGTGTACTGCCAGTGGCCTGTTACTGGTTAGCACCCTGGtgctgtctgtatgtctctggaGGCAGCACTGGAAGCCACACAGGCAGTTCTATGACACACATCTGGTAGCCTTCAAAAACCCAGCCAGAGCTGAGGAAGTTACTCAGTGGTAG